A genomic window from Candidatus Nitrosoglobus terrae includes:
- a CDS encoding D-alanine--D-alanine ligase has product MMPVAADGDWGKVAVLMGGRSAEREISLKSGKAVIQALLNKDIDVHGIDVAEQVIEQLLTGKFHRVFIALHGCGGEDGIIQGALETLGLPYTGSGVMGSALAMDKLRSKQLWRGIQLPTADFYILNNETDFSQVVSHLTLPLIVKPSRQGSSLGIIKVEGIKELKAAYQEAAAFDTTVFAERWLPGAEYTAGILAGQALPLIRLETPHQFYDFEAKYLADTTRYLCPCGLSKEREQALQTLALESFHALGASGWGRVDFRCDEQERPYLLEVNTVPGMTTHSLVPMAAKAAGIKFDDLILQILESSRK; this is encoded by the coding sequence ATGATGCCTGTAGCTGCTGATGGCGACTGGGGCAAAGTTGCAGTGCTTATGGGAGGGAGATCCGCGGAGCGTGAAATTTCCCTTAAAAGTGGGAAGGCAGTAATTCAAGCGCTTCTTAATAAAGATATTGATGTTCATGGAATTGATGTAGCGGAGCAGGTGATAGAGCAGCTATTAACCGGGAAGTTTCATCGGGTTTTTATAGCGCTTCACGGCTGTGGTGGAGAGGATGGGATTATTCAAGGGGCCTTGGAAACTTTAGGCTTACCTTATACGGGTAGTGGAGTGATGGGATCAGCTTTAGCTATGGATAAGCTACGAAGTAAACAGCTTTGGCGAGGAATACAGCTACCCACTGCGGACTTTTATATATTAAATAATGAGACAGATTTTTCTCAGGTCGTATCTCACCTGACACTCCCCCTTATCGTTAAACCATCACGACAGGGATCAAGCCTAGGTATTATTAAGGTGGAAGGTATCAAGGAATTGAAAGCCGCTTATCAGGAGGCTGCAGCTTTTGATACAACAGTATTTGCTGAGCGCTGGCTTCCAGGAGCAGAGTATACAGCAGGTATTCTTGCTGGACAGGCCTTACCGCTTATTCGCTTAGAAACACCCCATCAATTTTATGACTTTGAAGCCAAATATCTTGCTGATACTACCCGTTACCTGTGCCCGTGTGGGCTATCTAAAGAGCGAGAACAGGCTTTACAGACGTTAGCGTTGGAGTCCTTTCATGCATTAGGAGCTAGCGGTTGGGGGCGAGTGGATTTCAGGTGCGATGAACAGGAGCGTCCATATCTATTAGAAGTTAATACCGTTCCAGGTATGACGACTCACAGTTTAGTACCTATGGCAGCTAAGGCTGCGGGTATCAAGTTTGATGATTTGATTTTGCAGATATTAGAGAGCAGTCGAAAATAA
- the murB gene encoding UDP-N-acetylmuramate dehydrogenase translates to MVGVRKAVSLRGQLQRDVSMANYTSWRVGGLAQYLYRPADAEDLLTFLHSLPENEPLFWLGLGSNLLIREGGLLGTVIVTAKALSRIKRRSKTVIWVEAGVPCAKLAKFCAREGLKGAEFLAGIPGTVGGALAMNAGAFGSEIWDLVTAVEVATIRGDRHQRVPQEYQVGYREVHSPRQEWFLAAELCFMTGDREVAQSQIRELLRYRSNSQPIQQPCAGSVFRNPLNNKAGRLIESCGLKGATIGGAQVSEKHANFIINKGSASATDIECLIQWVAETVRQEKGVTLVPEVHIAGLPA, encoded by the coding sequence ATGGTAGGGGTAAGGAAGGCTGTTTCACTGCGAGGGCAACTACAGCGGGATGTATCCATGGCAAACTATACTTCTTGGCGTGTAGGCGGATTAGCACAATACTTATATCGACCTGCAGATGCAGAAGACTTACTAACGTTCCTTCATTCATTGCCTGAGAATGAGCCTCTGTTTTGGTTAGGGCTGGGTAGTAACTTGCTGATTCGGGAAGGCGGGCTATTAGGCACCGTGATTGTAACAGCTAAAGCTTTATCTAGAATTAAGCGACGTAGTAAAACTGTAATATGGGTTGAAGCTGGGGTACCTTGTGCTAAATTAGCTAAATTTTGTGCCCGTGAAGGACTAAAGGGAGCAGAGTTTTTAGCTGGAATTCCGGGGACGGTGGGCGGAGCTCTAGCGATGAATGCAGGGGCTTTTGGTAGTGAAATCTGGGATCTGGTCACTGCAGTAGAGGTCGCTACTATAAGAGGTGATCGGCATCAGCGGGTACCTCAGGAATATCAAGTTGGTTATCGGGAAGTGCATAGCCCCCGCCAAGAATGGTTTCTAGCTGCTGAGTTGTGTTTTATGACCGGAGATAGAGAAGTTGCGCAAAGCCAGATTCGAGAATTATTACGATATCGTAGCAATTCTCAACCAATCCAGCAGCCCTGCGCTGGATCTGTTTTTCGTAACCCCTTGAATAATAAAGCTGGGCGGTTAATTGAATCCTGTGGACTAAAAGGAGCCACGATAGGGGGGGCTCAGGTTTCAGAAAAGCACGCTAATTTTATCATTAATAAAGGGAGTGCTTCGGCGACTGATATTGAGTGTTTGATTCAATGGGTAGCTGAAACTGTGAGGCAGGAGAAAGGAGTTACTTTGGTGCCCGAAGTGCACATTGCGGGGCTTCCAGCATGA
- the ftsA gene encoding cell division protein FtsA, whose product MPRRTDKNLIVGLDIGTSKVAAIVAEAHSQGEVEVIGMGFHASHGLKKGVVVNIDSTVQSIQIAVEEAELMAGCRIHSVFTGISGNHIRSLNSHGIVAIRDKEVSSEDIARVVDAARAVAIPADRKILHVLPQEFIIDNQEGIRDPVGMSGVRLEAKVHIVSGAMSAVQNIIKCVRHCGLEVDDIVLQQLASSYSVLMDDEKELGVCLVDIGGGTTDIAVFTDGAIRHTAVIPIAGDQITNDIAVALRTPTQHAEDIKLRYACALTQLTSSDEGIEVPSVGERPSRRLSRQTLAGVVEPRYDELLKLVLQELQRSGYEELLGAGVVLTGGSAKMEGAIDLAEEIFNMPVRLGIPQHITGLADVARNPVHATGVGLLLFGHHRYIPGLEIRPLQSARSIWDRMRGWFQGNF is encoded by the coding sequence ATGCCTAGGCGTACAGATAAGAATTTAATTGTTGGCTTGGATATTGGCACTTCCAAAGTAGCGGCTATTGTTGCTGAAGCACATTCTCAGGGTGAGGTTGAGGTCATTGGGATGGGTTTTCATGCTTCCCATGGGCTGAAAAAGGGGGTTGTAGTTAATATTGACTCTACAGTTCAATCGATTCAGATCGCAGTGGAAGAAGCTGAATTAATGGCAGGTTGCAGGATTCATTCGGTATTTACGGGTATTTCTGGTAATCATATCCGTAGCCTAAATTCTCATGGGATTGTCGCTATTCGGGATAAAGAGGTAAGTTCTGAAGATATAGCGCGAGTCGTTGATGCTGCTCGAGCAGTGGCCATCCCCGCTGATCGGAAGATTTTACACGTGCTGCCTCAGGAGTTCATTATTGATAACCAAGAAGGTATCCGAGATCCCGTAGGAATGTCAGGTGTTAGGCTAGAGGCTAAGGTACATATTGTATCTGGGGCTATGAGTGCAGTTCAAAATATTATTAAGTGTGTGCGCCACTGCGGCCTTGAGGTGGATGATATTGTTTTACAACAGCTCGCTTCCAGTTACTCAGTGCTGATGGATGACGAGAAGGAATTGGGTGTATGTTTAGTGGATATTGGTGGAGGAACTACGGATATTGCGGTCTTTACTGATGGTGCTATTCGTCATACTGCGGTCATTCCTATTGCAGGTGACCAGATTACCAATGATATCGCTGTAGCTTTGCGTACACCAACGCAGCATGCTGAGGATATTAAACTCAGGTACGCCTGTGCCTTGACTCAGTTAACCAGCTCTGATGAGGGTATTGAGGTTCCTAGCGTAGGTGAACGGCCTTCAAGGCGATTGTCACGCCAGACGCTAGCTGGAGTAGTTGAACCCCGTTATGATGAATTACTTAAATTAGTTTTACAAGAGTTACAACGTAGTGGATATGAAGAATTGCTAGGAGCGGGTGTAGTATTGACAGGGGGTAGCGCTAAAATGGAGGGGGCTATTGATTTAGCGGAAGAGATCTTTAATATGCCGGTACGACTCGGTATACCTCAGCATATAACAGGATTAGCTGATGTGGCTAGAAACCCTGTTCATGCTACTGGTGTAGGACTTTTGCTTTTTGGTCATCATCGCTATATCCCAGGTTTAGAAATTCGACCACTACAGAGTGCTCGAAGTATATGGGATCGGATGCGAGGATGGTTTCAGGGGAATTTTTAA
- a CDS encoding M23 family metallopeptidase, giving the protein MNIIILPKVSEGQNCIHLNTYTLSVYLFLVLILILLIACGAYYLGLTAQSTTQRQYLDQIKISAKDWQTTLGRQQSMLVEGLNGLAKRVGHLQAEMDRVNVLGQRLITHAGLEKGEFNFRNPPAIGGPALSQSGSVVPKVNSFLATIGRLEQTVFDRQQQLSLLEVVLAERNRQQTTLPEGRPLRRGWLSSKYGYRTDPFSGLVAFHHGVDFAAKAGTKILATAAGIVTWSGGRAGYGNMVEIDHGNGYVTRYAHNQKNLVRVGDNVAKGRPIALVGSTGRSTGPHVHLEILHNGRTIDPLLLFAGAEKKG; this is encoded by the coding sequence ATGAACATTATCATTCTTCCTAAAGTATCAGAAGGCCAAAATTGTATCCACCTCAATACCTATACGCTATCTGTATATCTATTTTTAGTGTTGATACTAATTTTATTAATAGCTTGTGGAGCTTATTATTTAGGTTTAACAGCGCAATCTACAACACAACGGCAGTATCTAGATCAAATTAAGATCTCAGCTAAAGATTGGCAAACAACGTTAGGTCGGCAGCAATCAATGTTGGTAGAAGGATTAAATGGCCTTGCTAAACGCGTTGGACATCTGCAGGCAGAGATGGATCGTGTTAATGTGCTTGGACAGCGCCTAATTACTCATGCAGGGTTAGAGAAAGGGGAGTTTAATTTTCGTAATCCCCCTGCTATAGGGGGACCGGCGTTATCTCAATCAGGATCTGTAGTGCCGAAGGTAAATAGTTTTTTAGCAACTATAGGCCGGTTAGAGCAGACAGTCTTTGATCGCCAGCAACAATTAAGTTTACTAGAGGTTGTGCTGGCAGAACGAAATAGGCAACAAACAACACTACCGGAAGGACGCCCACTGCGCCGTGGTTGGCTCTCTTCTAAATATGGTTATCGTACTGATCCTTTTAGTGGTTTAGTAGCGTTCCACCATGGGGTTGATTTTGCCGCTAAAGCGGGTACAAAAATTTTAGCTACTGCAGCGGGTATTGTGACTTGGTCAGGAGGGCGTGCGGGTTATGGAAATATGGTAGAAATCGATCATGGTAATGGCTATGTAACTCGCTACGCTCATAACCAAAAAAATCTAGTACGGGTAGGTGATAATGTGGCTAAAGGCCGGCCTATTGCTTTAGTAGGATCTACTGGCCGTTCAACGGGTCCTCATGTTCATCTTGAAATTCTACATAATGGACGTACCATTGATCCGCTACTTCTATTTGCTGGAGCAGAAAAAAAGGGTTAA
- the lpxC gene encoding UDP-3-O-acyl-N-acetylglucosamine deacetylase: MIKQRTLKNVIRATGVGLHTGDIVYLTLRPAAVDTGIIFRRIDLDPPVEIKACEGNVGDTTLSSTLVKGNVRIATVEHLLSAFAGLGIDNAYVDLSASEIPIMDGSAGPFVFLIQSAGIAYQEAPKRFIRIKKSLIMQEEDKWARFDPFDGFKISFVIDFNHPAFKSRPQGVELDFSSTSFVKEVSRARTFGFMKDIERLREANLALGGSLNNAVVIDDYRVINEDGLRYEDEFARHKVLDAIGDLYLLGYALIGAFSGYKSGHALNNKLLCALMADKSAWEVVTFEDEAVVPILFSYPLAAV, from the coding sequence ATGATAAAACAGCGCACGCTTAAAAATGTTATACGTGCTACCGGGGTAGGGCTGCATACAGGTGATATTGTATATCTTACTTTGCGGCCTGCAGCAGTGGATACGGGTATCATATTTCGTCGAATCGACTTAGATCCTCCTGTTGAGATTAAGGCATGTGAGGGGAATGTAGGTGATACAACGTTGTCTTCCACTCTTGTTAAGGGGAATGTGCGAATTGCAACTGTTGAGCACTTATTATCTGCTTTTGCTGGTCTTGGTATTGATAATGCCTACGTGGATCTTAGTGCATCGGAGATTCCTATCATGGATGGTAGCGCAGGCCCATTTGTTTTTCTAATTCAATCCGCCGGTATTGCTTATCAAGAGGCACCTAAGCGTTTCATTCGGATTAAAAAATCATTAATTATGCAGGAAGAAGATAAGTGGGCTCGTTTTGATCCTTTTGATGGTTTTAAGATCTCATTTGTCATTGATTTTAATCATCCAGCCTTTAAGAGTCGTCCTCAGGGGGTTGAACTAGATTTCTCTTCTACCTCCTTTGTAAAAGAGGTAAGCCGAGCGCGAACCTTTGGTTTTATGAAAGATATTGAGCGTCTGCGAGAGGCTAATTTAGCTTTAGGAGGTAGTTTAAATAATGCAGTAGTTATTGACGATTACCGAGTTATTAATGAGGATGGTTTGCGTTATGAAGATGAATTTGCGCGTCATAAGGTTTTAGATGCTATCGGCGATCTTTATCTTCTTGGCTATGCTTTAATTGGTGCGTTTAGTGGTTATAAATCGGGTCATGCACTAAATAATAAATTACTTTGTGCATTAATGGCTGATAAATCTGCTTGGGAAGTGGTTACTTTTGAAGATGAGGCGGTGGTGCCTATTCTTTTTTCCTATCCTTTAGCTGCAGTATAA
- the murC gene encoding UDP-N-acetylmuramate--L-alanine ligase, whose protein sequence is MFPMFPMMRRIQRIHFVGIGGVGMGGIAEVLLNLGYQISGSDLQKNQLIERLINLGARIIIGHDPKHIEDCDVVVVSSAISKNNPELMAARERFIPVIPRAQMLAELMRFRYGIAVAGTHGKTTTTSLIASILGEGKLDPTFVIGGRVNSIGANSRLGSGEYLVAEADESDASFLHLQPMLAVVTNIDADHMGSYGGSFTALKNTFLAFLHHLPFYGLAVVCLDDPVLRELLLDIGRPVLTYGICEDADYRLYGLKQIQGYIQFEVACPDNSCLKLGLSLPGTHNALNALAAIAVAREIGVKDDDIQSALGKFSGIGRRFQHYGEMSTLVGKVLLVDDYGHHPQEIAATLEAIRAGWPNRRLVVIFQPHRYTRTRDLFEDFVRVLSQVNMLILLEVYPAGEESISEANGYALWRAIQVYSQNNSIFVEDTHTIEKVLLALLQEGDVLLTLGAGDIGALAKRLSVSLRGDP, encoded by the coding sequence ATGTTTCCCATGTTTCCCATGATGCGCCGAATTCAGCGCATCCACTTTGTAGGTATTGGTGGGGTAGGTATGGGGGGCATTGCTGAGGTTCTGCTTAATTTGGGTTATCAGATTTCAGGCTCAGATTTACAAAAAAATCAACTCATTGAACGATTAATAAACTTGGGTGCTCGAATCATCATTGGTCATGATCCTAAACATATTGAAGATTGCGACGTAGTGGTAGTTTCAAGCGCTATCAGTAAAAATAACCCCGAATTAATGGCCGCCAGAGAACGATTTATTCCTGTGATACCTAGAGCGCAGATGCTGGCAGAGTTAATGCGCTTCCGTTACGGCATTGCTGTAGCAGGCACTCATGGTAAAACCACAACTACGAGCTTAATTGCAAGTATTCTGGGAGAGGGAAAATTAGATCCTACCTTTGTGATTGGAGGTAGAGTCAATAGTATTGGTGCTAATAGCCGTCTAGGAAGCGGTGAGTATTTAGTCGCTGAAGCAGATGAGAGCGATGCTTCCTTTTTGCATCTACAGCCTATGCTAGCAGTTGTCACTAATATAGACGCTGATCATATGGGCAGTTATGGAGGGAGCTTTACCGCACTTAAAAATACCTTCTTAGCGTTTTTACATCATCTGCCTTTCTACGGTTTAGCCGTAGTATGTTTGGATGATCCAGTGCTGCGAGAATTATTGCTTGATATAGGACGTCCGGTATTGACCTATGGTATTTGTGAAGATGCGGATTATCGGTTATATGGGTTAAAGCAGATCCAAGGCTATATCCAATTTGAAGTTGCTTGCCCTGATAATAGTTGCTTGAAGTTAGGATTGAGTCTGCCTGGGACTCATAATGCTTTGAATGCATTAGCTGCGATAGCTGTTGCCCGTGAGATTGGGGTAAAAGATGATGATATTCAAAGCGCTTTAGGGAAGTTTTCTGGAATTGGGCGTCGGTTTCAGCACTATGGGGAAATGAGTACGCTAGTGGGAAAAGTGCTTCTAGTAGACGATTATGGGCATCACCCTCAGGAAATTGCAGCCACATTAGAGGCAATCCGCGCCGGATGGCCTAACCGACGCTTAGTAGTAATATTTCAGCCTCACCGTTATACCCGAACCCGAGATTTATTTGAAGATTTTGTTCGAGTGTTGTCTCAGGTAAATATGCTGATTTTGCTTGAAGTTTATCCAGCAGGAGAGGAGTCAATTTCGGAAGCTAATGGTTATGCTTTGTGGCGAGCGATTCAAGTGTATAGCCAAAATAACTCTATATTTGTGGAGGATACACACACTATTGAGAAAGTGTTATTAGCGCTTTTGCAAGAAGGTGATGTGCTATTAACGCTAGGAGCTGGTGATATTGGTGCTTTGGCGAAGCGCCTATCAGTTTCCCTAAGAGGAGATCCTTAA
- a CDS encoding DciA family protein, protein MQAIQLILLNNTKNNFRCLITRAKFLQQLTIEVCHQLPDILAPYCLVANIRNNQLLILHTNTTARASLLRYHGPNIIKHLQKHPELSNLHKATIHVRSLPFLSDLPQQQRTLISQKNAALLRNVASGFKDASLQSAFLRLARRANPYS, encoded by the coding sequence ATGCAAGCTATTCAACTTATCCTACTTAATAATACTAAAAATAACTTTCGCTGCTTAATTACTAGAGCCAAGTTTTTGCAGCAATTAACCATTGAAGTTTGCCACCAACTTCCTGATATCCTAGCCCCTTATTGCCTAGTTGCAAATATTAGAAATAATCAATTACTTATTCTGCATACTAACACTACGGCTCGCGCTAGTCTTCTACGCTATCACGGGCCAAATATTATTAAACATTTACAAAAACACCCAGAATTATCTAACCTTCATAAAGCAACAATACACGTACGATCCTTGCCTTTCCTATCAGATCTTCCGCAACAACAGCGCACGCTCATCTCTCAGAAAAATGCAGCCCTACTCCGAAATGTAGCAAGTGGATTTAAGGATGCATCTCTACAGTCAGCTTTCTTACGCTTAGCTCGCCGTGCTAATCCCTATTCCTAA
- the ftsZ gene encoding cell division protein FtsZ, whose product MFELMDSYTQSAVIKVIGVGGGGGNAIRHMVEAKIEGVDFIVANTDAQALKDCAAHTVLQLGSNITKGLGAGADPEIGRQAALEDRDRIMEVVSGADMVFITAGMGGGTGTGGVPVVAQVTKELGVLTVAVVTRPFAFEGRKRAAIADQGIKELTQYVDSLITIPNEKLMPVLGKSISLLNAFKAANDVLLGAVQGIAELITRPGLINVDFADVRTVMSEMGMAMMGSGSAKGEERARLAAEAAVASPLLEDISLKGARGVLVNITGGSNMSIGEFEEVGNTVKEYAADNATVVVGTVIDPDLEDELRVTVVATGLGQSEAKAPVSLVHHTFSQATDMDESIDYDKPTVIRHGNTPRDRKVTNSDNNMDYLDIPAFLRRQAD is encoded by the coding sequence ATGTTTGAGCTAATGGATTCATATACCCAAAGTGCAGTAATTAAAGTTATTGGTGTCGGTGGAGGAGGAGGTAATGCTATCCGGCATATGGTTGAGGCTAAAATAGAAGGGGTTGACTTCATTGTTGCTAATACGGATGCACAGGCTCTGAAAGATTGCGCCGCTCATACGGTGCTGCAACTGGGTAGTAATATTACTAAAGGGTTAGGAGCTGGAGCCGATCCCGAAATTGGTCGCCAAGCTGCCTTGGAAGATCGAGATCGAATTATGGAGGTTGTGAGCGGTGCCGATATGGTTTTTATCACTGCTGGTATGGGAGGAGGAACTGGAACTGGGGGTGTTCCTGTAGTTGCTCAAGTCACTAAAGAATTAGGAGTTTTAACTGTCGCTGTTGTCACGCGGCCTTTTGCCTTTGAGGGTCGTAAGCGCGCTGCTATTGCCGATCAAGGAATAAAGGAATTAACTCAATACGTTGATTCATTAATTACCATACCTAATGAGAAATTGATGCCAGTGCTAGGTAAAAGTATTAGCCTGTTAAATGCTTTTAAAGCAGCGAATGATGTTTTGCTAGGCGCAGTTCAAGGGATTGCAGAATTAATTACCCGCCCTGGCCTTATTAATGTGGATTTTGCGGATGTGCGTACGGTAATGTCTGAGATGGGAATGGCCATGATGGGGTCTGGCAGTGCAAAAGGAGAAGAGCGCGCCCGCCTAGCGGCTGAAGCCGCTGTAGCAAGTCCTCTCTTAGAGGATATTAGTTTGAAAGGCGCTCGCGGTGTTTTGGTTAATATTACCGGTGGATCCAATATGTCTATTGGTGAGTTTGAGGAGGTGGGAAATACTGTAAAAGAATATGCTGCTGATAATGCTACTGTGGTAGTAGGTACTGTTATTGATCCAGATCTAGAAGATGAGCTACGAGTCACTGTAGTCGCTACAGGGTTAGGGCAATCGGAGGCAAAGGCGCCGGTTAGCCTTGTTCACCACACTTTCTCTCAGGCGACTGATATGGATGAATCTATAGATTATGATAAGCCTACCGTGATTCGCCATGGCAATACGCCAAGGGATCGAAAAGTAACAAATAGTGATAACAATATGGATTATTTAGATATTCCGGCATTTTTACGTCGCCAAGCTGATTAA
- a CDS encoding cell division protein FtsQ/DivIB, with translation MNRLGNRKPRKIQRGRGASRSQPSRPIPLRAIEQGVLILLLISIATWGTEWLTDPQNLPLREVSIEGQFQHTTKQKIRETVTSHITGGFFSVDLEKIQIAVGELPWISQVKVRRIWPDGLQVQAKEQVPLARWGENALVSVEGKIFTPPQESFPKGLPKLEGPLGGEHLLVKRFREIQKQVNPFKLRAVQLIIGERRDCRIVFDNSIELILGRTYNKQRLAQFLRVYMHLLQLHQEDIKQIDMRYTNGFAVTWRGGATPAWIREAVLDA, from the coding sequence ATGAATAGGTTAGGTAATAGGAAACCTCGAAAGATACAACGAGGGCGAGGGGCAAGCCGCTCTCAGCCTTCGCGTCCTATACCGTTACGTGCAATTGAGCAGGGTGTACTCATATTGCTCCTAATTAGTATAGCCACTTGGGGTACAGAATGGTTGACTGATCCACAGAATCTACCTCTGCGTGAAGTGAGTATTGAAGGGCAATTTCAGCATACTACCAAACAAAAAATACGCGAGACGGTAACAAGCCATATAACGGGTGGTTTTTTCAGCGTAGACCTAGAGAAAATACAAATAGCAGTCGGGGAATTACCTTGGATATCTCAGGTAAAGGTGCGCCGTATTTGGCCGGATGGATTGCAGGTTCAGGCTAAGGAACAGGTGCCATTAGCCCGTTGGGGTGAAAATGCTTTAGTAAGTGTAGAAGGTAAGATTTTTACTCCTCCACAGGAGAGTTTTCCTAAGGGTTTACCCAAACTAGAAGGCCCTTTAGGTGGTGAACACCTCTTAGTGAAGCGTTTTAGAGAAATACAGAAGCAAGTTAACCCCTTTAAGCTGCGAGCAGTTCAGCTGATTATTGGTGAACGACGAGATTGCCGCATCGTTTTTGATAATAGTATAGAACTCATTTTAGGACGAACATACAACAAGCAGCGTTTAGCCCAGTTTCTACGGGTTTATATGCATTTACTACAGTTACATCAAGAGGATATAAAGCAGATAGATATGCGCTATACGAATGGTTTTGCAGTGACTTGGCGTGGGGGTGCCACGCCAGCATGGATTCGTGAGGCAGTATTAGATGCCTAG